TCCTCGACCTGCTCTTCGGAAATCAGCACTCCTTCCTGGAACGGTCCCTCTTTACCACCATCGAAGTCGGACTCCGGTATTTTCTTTTCGCGGGCATCGCCTGGCTGCTCGCCTATCGCCTATTCCGCAGCCAGTGGTTCCACCGCAAGATCATCGCCTCCTTTCCGCAGTCCTCCGACGTCCGCCGAGAGATCCGTTACTCGCTGTTCACACTGGTCATCTTTGGACTGATCGGCGCCAGCACCATCGCTGCCTCCAGGGCTGGATGGACCCAGATGTATTGGAAGATCTCTGATTATGGCCGAGGCTGGTTCTTCGGCAGCATCGTGTGCGCCATCTTCCTCCACGATGCCTATTTCTACTGGACGCATCGGCTGATGCATCACCGCAAGCTCTTTCCGATCTTCCATCGCGTCCACCATCTTTCCACCAATCCCTCACCCTGGGCCTCCTACTCCTTCGCGCCCGCGGAGGCGGTGGTGGAGGCCGGGATCTTTCCGCTGGTCGTGACCGTCATGCCGATTCATCCGGCCGCCTTTGGAATCGTCATGTTGTGGCAGATTCTCTTCAACGTCGCCGGCCACACTGGCTTTGAGTTCCACCCCAAATGGGTCTTCAATACCCCGCTCCGGCTCTTTATCAACACTCCCACTAACCACGTGATGCATCATGAAAAGATGCGGGGCAACTACGGCCTCTACTTTAACATCTGGGACCGCCTCATGGGAACCAACCACCCTGATTACGAATCCCGTTTCCGCGAGGTCACCTCGCGTCCAAAAGACAAAGCTCGAACCGAAATGCCCGCGGGCTCCCCAAACGAAGCATGAAACTGACTGGATTCATCCTTGCCATCGCCAGCGTCGTGGGTTTGTTGCCCACCGCCCGCGGAGCCGACTTTGCGCTGCGGAACGGCGACACCATGACTTTTCTGGGCGACAGCATCACGGCAGCCCGCGGCTACACCAAGATCGTGGAGCACTACACTCTGATGCGATTCCCCGATCGTCATGTGCGGTTTGTCAACGCAGGCCAGGGCGGCGACACCGCCCACGGGTGTCTGAAGCGCCTCAACCGAGACGTGTTCGCCACGGGCACCACGGTGCTCACGGTAGCGTTCGGCATCAACGATATCGGCTGGGGCACGAAGGCGGACGATGCGCACCGTCAGATGTACCTCGATGGCATCCGAGAGATCGTCACCCGCAGCCAAGCACGCGGCATACGAGTCTTCATCTGCTCTCCTGCCATTACCGCCGAAGCTCCGGACACCGCCGAGAAGGGTTATCTCCAAATCATGACTGACGACGGGATGGCGTTGGCCCGATCCCTGGGAGCTCAGACGATTGATCTCTCGCGGGGAATGCGGGAAATTCAACGTCGCGTGGTCTCCGCGAATGCCAGCGAGAAGGATCCGAAGAAGCAGACTCGACTGCATGTGGAGGACGGGGTCCACCTCAACGATCTCGGTCAATTGGCGATGGGCTACGCCATGCTCCGCGGACTAGGCGCTCCGGCCGAGGTGTCGTCGGTCACCATCGACGCGGGCGCGTTGCGCACCCTGGCGGCTGAGAACTGCACCGTCTCCGCCTTGAAGCGTCTCACCGACGGCCTCACCTTCCGCCGATTGGACCGCGGGCTACCGCTCAATCTAGGCATCTTCAGCGCCCTCAACCATCGGTGGATTCCGATTCCCGAGACCCTGAACGGCTACCGGCTGAAAGTGACCGGTCTGGCACCCGGCGATTATGAGGTCCGGGCCGAAGGTCGACTGCTGGGAAGTTACAGCGCCGAACGGCTTGCCCGTGGTGAGAACATCGCCTCCGCAACGTCCAACGGATGGGAGCCGGGAGGCCCCTGGGACGCGCAGTCCGACACCGTCAGGGAGTTCGTGGATGCGCGTGACAAAGCCTGGGGAGGCGCCCATTTCCGCCGTCAGTTCAACCGCGACAATCCGGCATCGCCCAAACTCGAGCGCCAGGCCCAGGCGGCGGATGACGCCCTGGTGGCACTCGCGCGCACTGCAGCGAAGCCCTACCCCTATCGCTTCGAGATCCGGAAGGTTCAGGCGAAGGCCGGCCAGCAGTAACCATGTAACGACGTCCGTCCCTGGACGTTCCCCACCCCCTGGGCCGAGACGGCCCACACTACAACTGTAGCGTCGTCCATGCTGGACGATTCCCCAGCCCCGAACGCAGCGGGCATCTCCCCTCATCCTTTCCCTCCTTTCACGCCTCATGGGCCGAGACGGCCCACACTACAATGCAGCGTCGTCCGTGTCGGACGATTCCCCAACCCCCAGCGCAGCGGGGTCCGGCGGTCTCTCACTAACGTCCTTGTGACTGCCAGGTCTTGATGGCCTCGATGGGTCGCACCAGCATGATCACATTCAAGGTGAGATTGTCCCTCACCCACACTAGACATCCGAGTTCCATCGCAAGGACCACCGCCAAACTGATGCGCGCAGAACATTTCAGTGCGAACAGGAATCCCAAGCCGGCAAAGAGGATATCGCAGCTCGAGTTCAACACACTATCGCCTACATAGCCCTGCGCTATGGTAGCCGCCCGGTAGCGGTCGATGATGAAAGGCGAATTCTCCAGCAGCTCCCAAGCCCCCTCCATCGCGACAGCCATCACAAACCGTTGAGACGTCGGCAGCCGACGGGCGACCAACCACAGGAATCCATAAAACAGTATCCCATGGATGAAATGAGAAAAACTATAGGCATCCGCGACCCGTTGAGAATTTGTGCTGCTCCAAATATCTCCATCCCACCAGCCAAACCGACCGTCTGGTCCGAACGGGGCACGCCCGGAGGCCAACTCAGCGACGGCCACCGCCGCAATGACGACGGTAAGGCCAATGGCTCCCATCCAGTATCCGCGACTCAAGGCCGTTCGTGCGCTCATGCGGAGGGGATCGTCGGCTATCCGCCGGAGAAAGCGAACTAGAAGTTGCCTGGGGTTCGGGTTCGGATGTGAAAGGATTCTCAGCTGTCTCTTCAAAAAGGCGGCCTCAACAAGTTGAGCAATGTGAGAGTTCATCACCTGGTCGGAACTCCGAACCTGAAAGGTTCGCAGAGATTAGCCGGGGGTGCTGGCACCCCCGGAACTCTTAAAAAATACGGAGCATCGCGCAGCGATGCCACCGGCGTTCAAGCTTGCCTCATGCGCTCTTCAACGAAGCGGATCCTCACGAGGAGAACGAACTGAGAGAGGAGTTAGAGTTGCCTAAGGGAAATCGTCCAGGGACGGACGACGCTACAGGGTGACGATAACGATTACGATTGCGATTACGATGGGACGGGAACACGAGAGCGCGATCACGCTCCCAACTCATCACTCATCACTCCCCCTGCCCCCCCTCACTTGCGAGTAAACCAAGTTGACTCGCTCAAGCGGAATGGCGCTTAATCTGGATCGTAGCGGGCGGTGCTCCAAGCTGATGAAGCGGACCTCGGTCGGCCTTCATCTCTCCGGGGTTACCCCGGGGGAACTTGTCAGTAGCTCGTTTCATCGCGAGAGCCACGCTGCGCTGGCGCGCAGATC
The DNA window shown above is from Verrucomicrobiales bacterium and carries:
- a CDS encoding sterol desaturase family protein encodes the protein MKVLDLLFGNQHSFLERSLFTTIEVGLRYFLFAGIAWLLAYRLFRSQWFHRKIIASFPQSSDVRREIRYSLFTLVIFGLIGASTIAASRAGWTQMYWKISDYGRGWFFGSIVCAIFLHDAYFYWTHRLMHHRKLFPIFHRVHHLSTNPSPWASYSFAPAEAVVEAGIFPLVVTVMPIHPAAFGIVMLWQILFNVAGHTGFEFHPKWVFNTPLRLFINTPTNHVMHHEKMRGNYGLYFNIWDRLMGTNHPDYESRFREVTSRPKDKARTEMPAGSPNEA
- a CDS encoding DUF2585 family protein produces the protein MSARTALSRGYWMGAIGLTVVIAAVAVAELASGRAPFGPDGRFGWWDGDIWSSTNSQRVADAYSFSHFIHGILFYGFLWLVARRLPTSQRFVMAVAMEGAWELLENSPFIIDRYRAATIAQGYVGDSVLNSSCDILFAGLGFLFALKCSARISLAVVLAMELGCLVWVRDNLTLNVIMLVRPIEAIKTWQSQGR